AACGAAAAGCTACTCCGTCCGTTCTCTATCGTGCGCGGCAAATATTTCATCCCTTCTAAAGCGATTCAAGTCTTTTTAGATCATGTAGAGTCTTTTGCTAAAAAACAGAGTTGACCTTCACATTAGTGTGAAGGTTTAAAATACATGTAAAAGGAGTGAAATACAGTGCGAATTGGGGAGTTATCAAAAGCAACTAGGATTAGTGAACGTTCACTAAGACATTATGAAGAAAAGGGATTACTCCCTTCAAAACGCCTCGCAAATGGCTACCGTGATTTTGATGAAAGTGCCATCGAAAAAGTAGAACTTATTCAGATGTATTTACAGCTCGGCCTAAATTTAGAGGAAACTGCAAGAATGATTCGTTGCTTGGAAATCGAGCCGCATTTATATGAAAATCCGTGCAGCAGTATTCTTGCACTGTACGAAGACAAACTATGTGAAGTAACAATGCAAATTGCATTACTCTCTAACATTCAAACGAATTTACAAAAACACGTTTCACTCCTAAAACAAGCAAAAGAAAAGGAATGATTCTATGTTCGTTATACACGGCAGTTCAAGACAAAACGGAAATACTGAAGCTCTAACACATATGATGATTGATGGTGTGGAAACAGAACAAGTTTACTTGCGTGATCATACAGTCTATCCTATTACAGACCAACGTCATGATGCAGAAGGATTCCAACCTGTAAAAGACGATTACCAAAACTTAATAGGGCAAATGCTAGAACACGATACAATCATTTTTGCGACACCTCTATATTGGTACGGCATGAGTGGTCATATGAAAAACTTTGTTGATCGCTGGTCACAAAGTTTGCGCGATAAATCCCTTCATTTCAAAGAAAAAATGAAAGGCAAAAAGATGTACGTCGTCATCGTTGGCGGAGATAATCCGAAGCTAAAAGCATTACCTCTTATCGCACAATTCCAATACATTTTTGATTTTGTCGGTTCTTCATTTGAAGGCTATATTATCGGGGATGCGAACGGGTTAGA
The DNA window shown above is from Bacillus clarus and carries:
- a CDS encoding MerR family transcriptional regulator; amino-acid sequence: MRIGELSKATRISERSLRHYEEKGLLPSKRLANGYRDFDESAIEKVELIQMYLQLGLNLEETARMIRCLEIEPHLYENPCSSILALYEDKLCEVTMQIALLSNIQTNLQKHVSLLKQAKEKE
- a CDS encoding flavodoxin family protein: MFVIHGSSRQNGNTEALTHMMIDGVETEQVYLRDHTVYPITDQRHDAEGFQPVKDDYQNLIGQMLEHDTIIFATPLYWYGMSGHMKNFVDRWSQSLRDKSLHFKEKMKGKKMYVVIVGGDNPKLKALPLIAQFQYIFDFVGSSFEGYIIGDANGLDEMKHDAEALAKAQLYNNEFKNNSRT